From the genome of Plectropomus leopardus isolate mb chromosome 13, YSFRI_Pleo_2.0, whole genome shotgun sequence, one region includes:
- the plac8l1 gene encoding cornifelin homolog B: MEQTTVTHQPKLTVNKDSASAVQEEEVEGFTTGSEDDSRSNDVPAVTDPILTQPGLGVTTTTITTITQTGGDWSTGLFDICGDKITCVLGALVPCCLDLSLAHQYGECLCMPLLPGSTFAMRVGIRERYKIRGSVCEDWTTVCCCYPLAVCQMIREMKRRMKTQTYHVSTVLECS; the protein is encoded by the exons ATGGAGCAGACAACAGTCACACACCA ACCAAAGTTAACTGTCAACAAAGACTCAGCATCAGCAGTTCAAGAGGAGGAAGTAGAGGGCTTCACCACAGGAAGTGAAGATGACTCGAGGTCGAACGATGTCCCTGCAGTGACAGACCCGATACTCACACAGCCTGGCCTCGGCGTCACCACGAcaaccatcaccaccatcacgcAGACGGGAGGAGACTGGAGCACCGGTCTGTTCGACATCTGCGGAGACAAGATTACAT gtgttCTCGGGGCACTGGTGCCGTGTTGTTTGGACCTGAGTTTGGCTCACCAGTATGGCGAGTGTCTGTGCATGCCACTACTACCAGGATCTACTTTTGCCATGCGAGTTGGGATCAGGGAGCGATACAAGATACGG ggaagtgtgtgtgaggactGGACCACAGTGTGCTGCTGTTACCCTCTGGCCGTTTGTCAGATGATAAGAGAGATGAAGCGGAGGATGAAGACACAGACCTATCATGTGTCCACTGTCCTCGAATGCTCCTGA
- the LOC121952207 gene encoding leucine--tRNA ligase, cytoplasmic-like: MTERKGTAKLDYLRKIETEVQEKWEKEKAFEHDAPTTVGESTNKNKYFVTFPYPYMNGRLHLGHTFSLSKCEFAVGYQSLKGKKCLFPFGLHCTGMPIKACADKLKREMELYGNPPQFPDEEEEEKEKPKTSDEIIIKDKAKGKKSKAAAKSGTATFQWDIMKSLGLSDQEIVKFANAEHWLEYFPPLAVRDLKMMGVKVDWRRSFITTDVNPFYDSFVRWQFITLKERKKIKFGKRYTIYSPKDGQPCMDHDRQTGEGVGPQEYTLIKMKIVEPYTAKFKSKVFYSSAMKGKNIFLVAATLRPETMFGQTNCWVRPDMKYVAFETTSGDIFICTSRSARNMSYQGFTKENGVVPVAMEILGQDILGCALSAPLTSYKIIYALPMLTIKEDKGTGVVTSVPSDAPDDIAALRDIKKKQALREKYGIEDKMVLPFEPVPIIEIPGYGNLSAPLVCDELKIQSQNDKDKLVEAKEKVYLKGFYEGIMLVDGYKGQKVQDVKKPIQKMMVDRGEAMIYMEPEKQVMSRSMDECVVALCDQWYLDYGDVEWKQQANEALKSLETFCDETKRNFEATLAWLQEHACSRTYGLGTRLPWDEQWLIESLSDSTIYMAYYTVAHLLQGGVLNGQGSSPLGIKPEQMTREVWDFIFFKSSPFPKTDIPKECLQKLRREFEYWYPVDVRVSGKDLVPNHLSYYLYNHVAMWPRDNGKWPQAVRANGHLLLNSEKMSKSTGNFLTLCQAIEKFSADGMRLALADAGDTVEDANFVETMADAGILRLYTWVEWVKEMIANQNNLRTGPTDTFNDRVFASEMNAGILKTDQDYERMMYKEALKSGFFEFQAAKDKYRELAIEGMHRDLVFQFIERQTLLLTPICPHLCEYTWGLLGKTSSLMNASWPVVGPVDEILIRSSQYLMETAHDLRLRLKAYMQPPKNKKGDSKPPAKPSHCTIYVAKSYPPWQHSALSLLGKHYKNNNGALPDNKVIASELGALPELKKYMKRVMPFVAMIKENLEKNGPRVLDLELEFDERAVLMENLVYLTNSLELEQIDVLFASEADDKVKEDCCPGKPFSVFRSEPGVCVSLVNPQPSNGQFSTKVDIRQGDSGDSVIRRLAKVNRLIKDLSRVKLMRYEDPVRGPRRVPVLGHEEQGKLPISNKSVFNINLGEKRVTLVDNGLTVDIGDTLVYLVH; encoded by the exons ATGACG GAGCGGAAAGGAACAGCAAAGTTGGACTATTTGAGAAAGATTGAGACAGAGGTCCAGGAGAAATGGGAGAAGGAGAAGGCATTTGAGCATGATGCACCGACAACAGTTGGAGAAAGCACAAA cAAAAACAAGTACTTTGTCACCTTTCCCTACCCTTACATGAATGGCCGACTGCACCTGGGCCACACCTTCAGCTTGTCAAAGTGTGAG tttgcgGTTGGTTACCAGTctctgaaaggaaaaaaatgcctctTCCCATTTGGACTGCACTGCACAGGAATGCCAATCAAG GCCTGTGCAGACAAGctgaagagagagatggagctgTATGGAAACCCTCCACAGTTTccagatgaggaggaagaggagaaggagaagccTAAGACATCTGATGAAATCATCATCAAGGACAAAGCAAAGGGCAAGAAG AGTAAAGCAGCAGCCAAATCCGGAACCGCCACTTTCCAGTGGGACATTATGAAGTCTTTGGGCCTCAGTGACCAGGAGATTGTCAAGTTTGCCAACGCTGAACACTGGCTGGAGTACTTCCCTCCTCTGGCTGTCAGAGATCTCAAAATGATGGGAGTCAAG GTGGACTGGAGGCGTTCGTTCATCACCACCGATGTGAACCCCTTCTATGACTCCTTCGTCAGGTGGCAGTTCATCACactgaaggagagaaaaaagatcaAGTTTGGCAAAAG GTATACCATCTACTCTCCCAAGGATGGGCAGCCATGCATGGATCATGACAGGCAGACAGGAGAG GGAGTTGGACCTCAGGAGTACACTCTCATCAAGATGAAAATAGTTGAACCGTACACAGCAAAATTCAAGTCCAAAGTCTTTTATAGCAG CGCCATGAAAGGCAAAAACATCTTCCTGGTGGCTGCCACTCTGAGACCAGAGACCATGTTTGGACAGACCAACTGCTGGGTGAGGCCTGACATGAAGTACGTTGCCTTTGAGACAACCAGTGGAGACATCTTCATCTGCACCAGCAGGTCTGCCAGGAACATGTCTTACCAGGGCTTCACCAAAGAGAATGGAGTGGTGCCAGTGGCCATGGAAATACTGGGACAG GATATCCTCGGCTGTGCCCTGAGTGCTCCTCTGACCTCCTATAAGATCATCTATGCTCTGCCTATGCTCACCATCAAGGAGGACAAAG GTACGGGGGTAGTTACCAGTGTGCCTTCTGATGCTCCTGATGACATCGCTGCTCTCAGAGACATCAAGAAAAAACAG GCTCTACGGGAGAAGTATGGAATTGAGGACAAGATGGTCTTGCCTTTTGAGCCG GTCCCCATCATAGAGATACCAGGCTACGGGaacctctctgctcctctggtGTGTGATGAGCTGAAGATCCAGAGCCAGAATGACAAGGATAAGCTGGTCGAGGCCAAGGAGAAAGTCTACCTGAAGGGATTTTATGAAGGG ATCATGCTGGTTGATGGCTACAAGGGACAGAAGGTCCAGGATGTCAAAAAACCCATCCAGAAGATGATGGTTGACAGG GGTGAGGCCATGATCTACATGGAGCCAGAAAAGCAGGTCATGTCCCGTTCAATGGATGAGTGTGTCGTTGCTCTCTGTGACCAGTG GTATTTGGACTACGGTGATGTGGAGTGGAAACAGCAGGCCAATGAAGCCCTCAAGTCTTTGGAGAC ATTTTGCGATGAGACCAAGAGAAACTTCGAGGCGACTCTGGCCTGGCTACAGGAGCACGCCTGCTCCCGTACCTACGGACTCG GAACCCGTCTGCCTTGGGACGAGCAATGGCTGATTGAGTCACTATCGGACTCCACCATCTACATGGCTTACTACACTGTAGCTCACCTCCTCCAGGGAGGTGTGCTCAACGGACAGGGGTCCTCACCACTGGGCATCAA GCCCGAGCAGATGACCAGAGAAGTGTGGGACTTTATCTTCTTTAAGTCGTCGCCTTTCCCCAAGACAGACATCCCTAAAGAGTGTCTACAGAAGCTGAGGAGAGAGTTTGAGTACTGGTACCCCGTGGACGTCCGTGTGTCTGGCAAAGACCTGGTGCCCAATCACCTCTCTTACTACCTGTACAACCACGTGGCCATGTGGCCCAGAGACAA TGGAAAGTGGCCACAAGCCGTGCGAGCCAACGGACATCTGCTCCTCAACTCTGAAAAG ATGTCCAAATCAACTGGAAACTTCCTCACTCTCTGCCAAGCCATTGAAAAGTTCTCAGCAGACG GCATGCGTCTGGCTCTAGCTGATGCTGGGGACACAGTGGAGGACGCCAACTTTGTAGAGACCATGGCTGACGCAGGCATCCTGCGCCTCTACACCTGGGTGGAGTGGGTGAAGGAGATGATTGCAAACCAGAACAACCTGAGGACAGGACCCACAGACACTTTCAACGATCGGGTCTTTGCCAG CGAGATGAATGCAGGCATCTTGAAGACAGACCAGGACTATGAGAGGATGATGTACAAGGAGGCTCTGAAGAGTGGCTTCTTTGAGTTCCAG GCAGCCAAAGATAAGTATCGTGAGCTTGCTATCGAGGGTATGCACAGAGACCTCGTCTTCCAGTTCATAGAGAGACAAACTCTGCTGCTGACCCCCATCTGCCCACACCTTTGTGAATACACTTGGGGTCTTCTTGGCAAG ACCAGTTCTCTGATGAACGCGTCGTGGCCTGTGGTGGGTCCAGTTGACGAGATTCTGATCCGTTCCTCTCAGTACCTGATGGAGACCGCACACGACCTCCGACTGAGACTCAAAGCTTACATGCAGCCCCCcaaaaacaaa AAAGGTGACTCCAAGCCCCCAGCCAAACCCTCCCACTGTACCATCTATGTTGCCAAGAGCTACCCTCCGTGGCAGCACAGTGCCTTATCCCTGCTCGGCAAGCATTACAAG AACAACAACGGGGCTCTTCCAGACAACAAAGTGATTGCGAGCGAGTTGGGAGCCCTGCCTGAACTGAAGAAATACATGAAGAGAGTCATGCCTTTTGTTGCCATGATCAAG GAGAACCTGGAGAAGAACGGGCCCAGGGTCTTGGATCTTGAGCTGGAGTTTGATGAACGGGCAGTTCTGATGGAAAATCTGGTTTATTTAACCAATTCTCTAGAG TTGGAGCAGATCGACGTCTTGTTTGCATCTGAGGCTGACGACAAAGTGAAGGAGGACTGTTGCCCGGGGAAACCGTTCAGTGTTTTCAGATCAGAG cctggagtgtgtgtgtccctaGTCAACCCTCAGCCGTCCAACGGACAGTTTTCTACAAAGGTTGACATCCGACAGGGAGACAGCGGAGACAGCGTCATCCGCAGGCTAGCCAAGGTCAACAGACTCATTAAAG ATCTGTCCAGAGTCAAGTTGATGAGGTACGAGGACCCCGTGCGGGGGCCTCGCCGTGTGCCCGTCCTAGGACACGAGGAACAGGGCAAACTGCCTATCTCcaacaaatctgtgtttaaCATCAATCTGGGGGAGAAAAGGGTCACTCTGGTAGACAACGGCCTCACTGTGGACATCGGGGACACTCTGGTTTACCTGGTTCATTAG